Proteins from a genomic interval of Paenibacillus sp. FSL H8-0048:
- a CDS encoding sensor histidine kinase, with protein MLFKKDYSLRNTIFLRLIVTFLLIMLPILVFAAYLYQWIMQTASSDIRSSASAQTVFYLNDMENEIERMKLLQYSLLEDEDLNKLALTWETLPTIDRTENLNSLMKRLFIVQNSSTYIKDVRVHIMTIGRTISSVGGVREIELKRFREIRSVFGDRRSQVIEWDGGLYLSAMKQRGIKGAEPVLTVEIELDTQELRAALGQFNTYPGSGTLLLSDSARFALYSMTGELARAEPSQYARDIRAVASGERLRIAGAPYYIVQTGSQELGLSIYRIIPEDIIKNPLSKFYTWAWVFGVAALAIIIAFALSTYKFIHKPMLTLVKSFRRMEQGDLDIHIQHESKDEFRYLYSRFNQMVSNLHSLIDQVYKQKIMAQRAELKQLQSQINPHFLYNSFFILNTMAKTGDTERIEQLTTMLGEYFQFVTRNASDLVSLEQEIHHARMYTEIQAMRFSRRIGVRFDALSEELKKVSVPRLIVQPIIENAFKHSLEKKSMEGLIIIRFAQEGPDIRIIVEDNGDRLSDDTLEQLRESLNVYREQAETTGLVNIHRRIRITFGEESGLLADRSELGGLRVTILLRAGGENAGVQDAYR; from the coding sequence TTGTTGTTCAAAAAGGATTACTCACTGCGCAATACGATATTTCTGCGGCTGATTGTGACCTTTCTGCTCATTATGCTGCCTATTCTTGTCTTCGCCGCTTATCTGTATCAATGGATTATGCAAACGGCCAGCAGCGATATCCGAAGCTCGGCCAGCGCCCAGACCGTCTTTTACTTAAATGATATGGAGAATGAGATCGAGCGGATGAAGCTGCTGCAGTACAGTCTGCTGGAGGATGAGGATCTGAACAAGCTGGCCCTGACCTGGGAGACGCTGCCGACCATTGACCGCACGGAGAATCTGAATTCACTGATGAAACGGCTGTTCATCGTGCAGAACAGCAGCACGTATATCAAGGACGTTAGGGTTCATATCATGACTATAGGCCGGACGATCTCATCGGTCGGCGGTGTGCGTGAGATTGAACTGAAGCGCTTCCGCGAGATCCGCTCGGTCTTCGGGGACCGCCGTTCCCAGGTGATTGAGTGGGATGGCGGCCTGTATCTTAGCGCGATGAAGCAGCGGGGCATCAAGGGGGCGGAGCCGGTGCTGACGGTCGAGATTGAGCTGGATACCCAGGAGCTGCGGGCGGCGCTGGGCCAATTCAATACGTATCCCGGCAGTGGAACGCTATTGCTCTCCGATAGTGCGAGATTCGCGCTCTACAGCATGACCGGCGAGCTGGCGCGGGCGGAGCCGTCCCAGTATGCCCGGGATATCCGCGCGGTGGCCTCCGGGGAGAGGCTGAGGATCGCCGGTGCGCCATATTACATCGTCCAGACCGGCTCGCAGGAGCTTGGGTTGTCCATTTACCGGATCATCCCGGAGGATATTATCAAGAATCCGCTTAGCAAATTCTATACCTGGGCCTGGGTGTTTGGTGTGGCCGCGCTTGCTATCATTATTGCTTTTGCGCTGTCGACCTACAAGTTCATTCATAAGCCGATGCTGACGCTGGTGAAGAGCTTCCGGAGAATGGAGCAGGGCGATCTGGATATTCATATCCAGCATGAGTCAAAGGATGAATTCCGTTATCTGTACAGCCGCTTCAACCAGATGGTGAGCAATCTGCATTCCCTGATCGATCAGGTCTACAAGCAGAAGATTATGGCCCAGCGGGCAGAGCTGAAGCAATTGCAGTCACAGATTAACCCGCATTTTCTGTATAACAGCTTCTTCATTCTGAACACGATGGCGAAGACCGGCGATACCGAGCGGATCGAACAGCTTACAACGATGCTCGGCGAATACTTCCAGTTTGTCACCCGTAACGCTTCTGACCTGGTGTCCTTGGAGCAGGAGATTCACCATGCAAGAATGTATACAGAGATTCAGGCCATGCGTTTCTCCCGCAGAATTGGAGTCCGGTTCGATGCCTTGTCCGAGGAGCTGAAGAAGGTGTCCGTTCCGCGGCTGATTGTGCAGCCGATTATTGAGAACGCGTTCAAGCACAGCCTGGAAAAGAAATCCATGGAGGGCCTGATCATTATCCGCTTCGCCCAGGAAGGCCCGGACATCCGCATTATCGTAGAAGATAACGGGGATAGGCTGAGTGATGATACGCTAGAGCAATTGAGAGAGTCCCTTAATGTTTATCGAGAGCAGGCGGAGACAACGGGACTGGTGAACATTCACCGGCGCATCCGCATTACCTTCGGCGAAGAGAGCGGCTTGCTTGCGGACCGGAGTGAGCTGGGCGGATTAAGGGTAACCATCCTTCTTAGAGCGGGAGGTGAGAATGCTGGTGTACAGGATGCTTATCGTTGA